One region of Solanum pennellii chromosome 6, SPENNV200 genomic DNA includes:
- the LOC107023348 gene encoding N-terminal acetyltransferase A complex auxiliary subunit NAA15-like yields the protein MGASLPAKEANLFKLIVKSYETKQYKKGLKAADTILKKFPDHGETLAMKGLTLNCVDRKSEAYELVRLGLKNNLKSHVCWHVYGLLYRSDREYREAIKCYRNALRIDPDNIEILRDLSLLQAQMRDLSGFVETRQQLLTLKPNHRMNWIGFAVSHHLNSNGSKAVDILEAYEGTLEDDYPPENERCEHGEMLLYKVSLLEECGFLERALEELHKRESKIFDKLGYKEQEVSLLLKLHRFEEGERLFRVLLSMNPDNYRYYEGLQRCLGLYSENGQYSSDEIDRLEALYRSLAQQYNRSSAVKRIPLDFLKDGKFRDAAENYIRPLLTKGVPSLFSDLYPLYNHPGKANILGELVLSLEKSVKTTGGYPESEGKEPPSTLLWILFYLAQHYDRCGQYDIALVKIDEAIEHTPTVIDLYSVKSRLLKHSGDLSAAASLADEARCMDLADRYVNSECVKRMLQADQVALAEKTALLFTKEGDQLNNLYDMQCMWYELASGESYLRQGELGRALKKFLAVEKHYADITEDQFDFHSYCLRKMTLRAYVEMLKFQDRLHSHAYFRKAASGAIRCYLRLFDCPPKSAAEEDDEMSKLPPSQKKKLRQKLRKAEARAKKDAEVKTEEPSSTSVAKSGKRQVKPVDSDPYGEKLVQIEDPLAEATKYLKLLLKHSSDCLETHLLSFEVNMRKQKILLALQAVKHLLRLDAENPKSHLCLIKFFHKIGGLPSPVTETEELVWRVLEVEQPTFSQLHKKSLIEANNIFLEKHKESLMHRAAVAELMYVLEPTRKAVAVKLIEDWVNDLVSIDGVRGAGRTWKLKDCISLHKLLEKTLSDHDAALRWKLRCAEFFPFSTYFEGTRSSVTTSSAYHQIQKTPENGVVNLNTGENSALPSSNGRLDKLDTLKDLHI from the exons AAATCATATGAGACAAAGCAGTATAAGAAAGGCTTGAAAGCTGCTGACACTATTCTCAAGAAATTTCCTGACCATGGAG AAACGCTAGCAATGAAAGGATTAACACTGAATTGTGTGGACCGCAAATCAGAAGCATATGAACTTGTCAGGCTTGGATTGAAG AATAACCTTAAGAGTCATGTTTGTTGGCATGTTTATGGGCTCCTATACCGATCAGATAGAGAGTACCGAGAAGCAATTAAGTGCTATCGCAATGCCCTTAGAATCGATCCTGACAACATTGAGATATTACGTGATCTATCCCTTTTACAG GCACAAATGCGTGACTTGTCAGGTTTTGTCGAAACAAGACAGCAATTGCTCACTCTGAAGCCAAATCATCGCATGAATTGGATTGGCTTTGCTGTTTCTCATCATTTGAACTCCAA TGGGTCAAAAGCTGTTGATATCCTCGAGGCATATGAAGGGACTCTTGAAGATGATTATCCTCCAGAAAATGAACGGTGTGAACATGGGGAGATGCTTCTATACAAG GTCTCTCTGTTAGAGGAATGTGGTTTTCTTGAGAGGGCCCTTGAAGAGTTGCACAAGAGAGAGTCTAAGATT TTTGACAAATTGGGCTACAAGGAGCAAGAGGTTTCACTTCTTTTAAAGCTTCACCGCTTTGAAGAAGGTGAAAGATTGTTCAGAGTGCTTCTCTCAATGAATCCTGACAATTACAG ATACTATGAGGGGTTACAAAGATGCCTGGGACTATATTCTGAAAACGGACAGTATAGTTCTGATGAAATTGATAGGCTCGAAGCTTTGTACAGGTCACTTGCTCAGCAATATAATAGATCATCTGCTGTAAAG AGAATTCCACTTGATTTTCTTAAAGACGGCAAGTTTCGGGACGCAGCCGAGAACTATATTCGACCTCTTCTAACGAAA GGTGTTCCTTCTTTGTTTTCTGATCTTTATCCACTGTACAATCACCCTGGCAAG GCCAATATTCTAGGGGAATTGGTTCTGAGTCTGGAGAAATCAGTTAAGACTACTGGTGGATATCCAGAGAG TGAGGGAAAAGAACCCCCTTCAACACTTCTGTGGATTTTGTTCTATTTGGCTCAG CATTATGACAGATGTGGACAGTATGACATTGCTCTTGTAAAAATTGATGAGGCAATAGAACATACTCCTACAGTCATAGATTTATACTCTGTTAAG AGCCGCTTATTAAAGCATAGTGGGGACTTATCAGCTGCTGCTTCATTGGCCGATGAAGCCAGGTGTATGGATCTTGCAGATCGCTATGTTAACAGTGAATGTGTTAAGCGTATGCTTCAAGCTGATCAG GTGGCATTAGCTGAAAAGACGGCTTTATTATTCACAAAAGAAGGGGATCAACTGAATAACCTTTACGATATGCAGTGCATGTG GTATGAACTGGCATCTGGGGAAAGTTACCTGCGCCAAGGCGAGCTTGGGCGGGCCTTGAAGAAATTTCTTGCTGTGGAAAAACATTATGCAGATATCACAGAGGACCAATTTGATTTTCACTCTTATTGCTTAAGGAAAATGACACTACGCGCCTATGTTGAAATGCTGAAATTTCAAGATCGGCTCCATTCACATGCTTATTTTCGCAAAGCAGCAAGTGGTGCTATCAG ATGCTACCTGAGGCTGTTTGATTGTCCTCCAAAGTCAGCAGCTGAAGAAGATGACGAGATGTCTAAGTTGCCTCCCTCtcagaaaaagaaattaaggcAAAAACTGAGGAAAGCAGAGGCCCGAGCTAAGAAA GATGCAGAAGTCAAAACTGAGGAACCAAGTTCCACTAGTGTTGCAAAATCTGGGAAGCGCCAGGTGAAGCCTGTAGATTCTGATCCATACGGTGAAAAGTTGGTTCAG ATTGAAGATCCCCTGGCCGAGGCTACAAAGTACCTGAAGCTGCTACTTAAGCACTCGTCTGATTGCTTGGAGACACATTTACTGTCCTTTGAAGTAAACATGAGGAAACAGAAAATCTTGCTTGCCTTGCAG GCTGTAAAGCATTTACTGAGGTTGGATGCAGAAAATCCAAAATCTCATCTCTGCTTG ATAAAATTCTTCCATAAAATAGGCGGGTTGCCTTCACCAGTCACCGAAACTGAAGAACTTGTGTGGCGTGTCTTAGAAGTCGAGCAACCTACCTTTAG TCAGTTGCACAAGAAATCTCTAATTGAGGCAAACAACATTTTCCTTGAAAAGCATAAAG AATCATTAATGCACAGGGCTGCAGTGGCTGAGTTGATGTATGTCCTGGAACCAACCAGGAAGGCTGTGGCTGTCAAGTTAATTGAAGACTGGGTTAATGATCTTGTTTCTAT AGATGGAGTTCGAGGAGCTGGTAGGACATGGAAATTGAAAGACTGCATTTCACTGCATAAACTCCTGGAAAAAACCTTGAGTGACCATGATGCTGCATTGA